Genomic DNA from Antennarius striatus isolate MH-2024 chromosome 16, ASM4005453v1, whole genome shotgun sequence:
GTCCAGAGGGTGAGTTGACATTTAGGCAGATATCACTCCTACTAGCAGCCAAACAAGCCGTTTAATGTCCAGGAACACACAATATGGTGGCCTAGAAGGGAATGACAGCTGAAGACTTCACATACAGAACATTCTTAAATAGACACATGTACATAAGAGGGTTGCAGTCCAACTGGTTTCCCAGTATATAACTTGATTTTGTCTTTACAGTGAATGAGTTCTTGTAGAACTATTGTTTTCAGGTCCTACCTGTAATTAAGCCTTAAAACTAGAGATTACAGTtggttaaacaaaaaaatcagtttcaGTTTCTATTTAAATGTTGGACACGTGCTTTACTGGAACCATTTTCCTCGCCTCCGGTGGTGACATTCGTATGGTTAATACTGCTTGTACATTTAGGGCGTGACGATTACTCCCCCACTTAAGCCAACATGCTTTAGTTACACAACACATCCAGTTACACGATCACTTTATCAGTTATCACTATTAATATGTGACCTGAGAAAAAGACAAGCGTGATCCCAGATAATTACTAGAAAGGTTCTAAACTTTGGTTTCCTCCCACGCTCTCCAGTttggtttatatttaaattgggattaaatttattacaaacaCGTACTGCCCTACCTGTTGTGAGTCTCCAAGCTGTTCTTGCTGCGCTGGGCGTCCTCCAGCTCAGCCTGCACCTCCACCAGTTTCTGCCTGTAGGTCTCCTCCTGGATGCACAACATCTTGTTCTCACTTTGAAGACGCACCACTGTCTCCCTGACAAAAGAAAGCCAATAATGAGAAGACAGGAaggttcggggggggggggggggtagcagaGGATAGATTAAATTATCCAACATTAGAGTCGTTTAAGGCCTGAAGCGTCGGCCCAGCCCGTCTGACAACGCCCAGGCCAAATGTGCAGCCTTGACATGTGTTGCTATTTCAGGCACCGATTGTTCCTTGTTCTGTGGAAGATGATTTTTGGCCACGAGGGGGCTGCTGACAGTAACAATGCACGTTGTCACAGTTTTAGAATATTTAGAATAAATCTTgagaataataatttttaaaaaaaaaccctcatctGTTATGCTTAAATTTAGCTGCTACGTTCACAGTAATCCCCAACGTCGCTGCTTGGAAGCACAGAGAGAGCATGAGGGACGTACTTGAGCTCCGTTGGCATGATCTCTGAAGCCAGGTTTCCCACGGCGACGGCATTGTCACACAGACCTCCtgcagggaggagggggggggttgtaagTTATTAAACACGTGCATATATTTCTACTGACCCTGCATTGCTCCAAAATAAGATTGAAACACATGAGCAATTATGCAGTTTAGTCATTCATAAAGAAGTACAATATATCATCTTGGAGTGGACGTCAGTGTTTAATGTCTCTGAGACAATGACCAATTCTACATTATATTTAACCCTCCACTATTTTTGGTCATTTAATTTTCCACATCGAATAATTTTGAAAACTGTTAGGACAGAAATAGTCTCGTTATATCCTCCAACAATATTAAGATTGAatttcaaattatttcaaaGATGTTTATTTCCACCACTTTGAATAAGCATGTATTTTGACATGATTAGAAATGGTGgattaaatttgaaaaacaactgTGACATAACTTCATTTTCTAAGTTTATTGGGAAACATGTTTTTCTCAGATCCCTCTCTCCACCTGTTCTTTCAGCGCTCGTCCATCCTGCTGTCAGAATCAcacttgaaaataaaagtgGAGAGGAGGCAGAAGATGGAGACAATTGTGTTAGAAGCAGGAGGGTTTGTTTTGATGGAAGAGGACAGAAGAAACCAAAATCGGAGTTGTGACTAACTATCTGTACATGTTTAATAATCTGCGTCAATCTGCGGAGACGTCCTGTGTCCTCACTCACCGGCTCCGCTGAGACACCTCTGTTGGACCTGTGCGCATCGCAGCTCGTCATTCGTCTCCCGGAGCGTGTCTCTTTCTGAGATCAAACGCttcagaacaaaacacacataaaacatggCCAGGCTTCAGGCTTCTGTATCTCAACACACGACTACCTCGTCATTTAAATGTACACTTCATGCCAACACAGTGTGCGTTTCTTAATCGCCCTACAAGTTACCGAGGCCGTTTATCACTGTCAGATTGCAGGAGGTGCTAGAAAAGACGCAGGATGTGGGAGTCGAAAGAACAGAACCACGTTTCCTGTCACAAGATACTAAAACCACACCGTTATTCctgacataaaataataaataacacttTAGTGAGCATCCTTGAGACAGATTCTTTACACTGATAAAACTATAAGTGGTGCGTTCTCATCACTTTCGAAACAGCTGAACTTTTTTACCCAAACTCACTTCTTTATCCTTCAGCAGTGAGTCATACTTGTCATGAAGGTTCTTGTATTCAAACTGCCATTTCTCAGCTTTCATGGCCTCTGCTGAGTGCTTGGTGTGAAGCTCATGAGCCTGAAAGTCAGAGCAGTGGAGCCGTCACTTAGTCTGGAGACTCACAGTCTGGTTGCTTTTCAGCATCAGACATCAGcatccctctccctccctccttttgGCCCCCGGCTCGCCTGTCTCTTGTAGGTGTCCAGCTGATTGCGGACGGCGTTGGCCCTGcggagctcctcctccagctcgcaGGTGCGCTGCATGTACACGGTGTTGCGCTCCTCCAGGAGGCGCACCTGTCTGCGCAGGTCTCCCAGGTCCTCCAGTTTTCTCTTGTACGTTTCCACCAGGGCTTCAAGCTGGTTCACCCGGTCAGATGAGTGcctgagggggaggagaggactGTGTGGGAGGCACCGAGCGGCAGAACAGAAATACAACTCTGACAGCATGTCCGTGTAGATATGTGTTTAAGCTCTAAAGCCAACAACTGTGACGCAAACCGGCATCAATGCAcgaaattcacatttttttcattgttgttagCGAGGCGCTGGATGAACGTCTGTGTGTGGGCAGAGTGGGAGCATTTTCTGTGAGCGTAATTTAATATTAGATGAACTGCTGCTTAAAGGAAAAAGGGCTGCAAAGAATTTGTTTTTCACCAATGAAAattctccccatgtctgagCTCCAAAATATTCATATACACTGAAGATATAAACCTTTACAATTGTTTTTTACAGCCATGACTGGCTCTGTAATTAtaagcaaaatgtttttcaaatgttttctgctGCAAGAAATATGCTAGTGAGTATTTATCACCCCCCAATTAGGGCTGCAACTAACAGGGTCTGACTGGTTGATGAACAACTACTGAAAATCTACCTGAGAAATTTCACCAGGACATTTTAAGAGGTGTTGGGTGTCAAGAATGAGCAAGATAGAAGGGCAAATttctcatgacttttttttttttagcattggGGAGATTCGCTGGGTTTAatccatattttaaaaatcaagtaAAGATAACATATGTTTGGGATTGTTGGCATTACTGAATCATCAAAAAATGTTATAGCTATTAGATGCCAACAttcgttttaaaaaaattctctaAAAATTATACCTTTAAAATCCTCACATCAGAAGTTTAGCTCCCGCTGAGCAGGATTATCTCAGTATAAAGTCAGTTTAGGCTGACAGGAGGCCTACACTCTGGCTCCCACATCAACTCCCATTCCATCTCACCTGAGGATGTCCATCTCGTCTTTCAGGGCCTGGGCCTCCTGTGCCAGGCTGGTCAGGTCCTCGTTACGCTGCAGCAGCTCTGTCACCTCACGCTCCAGCATCTCTGCTCGCACTTGCATGTCATCCCTGCTGTTATCCAGTCTGAGACAGATACGGTGGTTTGTGAGCGAGTGATTGGTGGGGTTCAAAGAAGTTTTAAATGATGATGTCTCATGGAACAGTTCAACATATGGCATAAATATCAAAACCTCAATTGCGTAACACCTGATAACTCATGTCACCCTCTGTACCTGTAATTCTCCTCCTGAAGCTGCTCCATCTgactctgcagcagcagaagcttCTTCCCAGTTATGGCCGTGGTGGAGGAGTCCAGGGCGCGACTCAGCTTCTCTTTCAGGGAGCGAGTCTCGGTCTGTAGGGATAACTTCTCCTCCAGAGCCACTGacagctgcagaggaagagaggaagatgtTACGGAGCAAAGATAAAGACTAGGAAATCAAACCACGAACTGCAAAAAGAGAAGTGGTGGAGACGCTCCGAGCGACGAATAAAAGGGAAGGAAAAGCAGAAGAGATTGAAAATTAACTGGAAATTCCTAAAAACGCATCCAAACAGTAACACTCCGGAACACCAGCACGaacaaataaaatctttctAAGAAAATAAATTAGAGCTATCGTTTAAAAACAGAAGTACTGACAGAAAGAAACGTACCACTTCTCATGCTTACGAGACTTCAGCTACATGctcagtcagaaaaaaaaagttgtcagcTGATGTGCAATGGTCTAAAAACCATGCAGCTGTCTCAATAGTGAAGTTGTTAGCACTTCCCTCAGGGACATATGATTTTCACGATATAAATAGATGAATATATGGAGCACACTGACGGACAAATGTTCCTTCTTCAGACCACTGGAGTTGGTTTGGATTCAGACTCACTCCAAACATTTGTGTGATACTTAAATAATCTAGAATTTCACTTACCTGCTGGATATCTTTCCAGTTTTAATACAGTAAAACCCTTCTCTGAACTTTGAGGACAGATTGCATGTTTTAGCACAGAACAAGAAGAGTAAAGAGCtttcaaaacaacacaaatgacTAATCCCTAATGCGTGGGCTCagccagtaaacaaacaaatgggCTGAGAGCAGTACAACTTATTGTTGGCAGCTACATCACTCCAAGGCATTGTGTCAGTTTTATCTTGATGTTATGCAACTGGTGACTAGAAGGTTTCAAAATGCTAAATTTGTCCCTTCTCTTTGAGCCGcctgtaagaaagaaaaaaaaaaaaagcagagcaaCAAACAATGGTTCAGGCAGGCTAATCAATAAAGGCCAAAAGAGCAAACACACGTTTGCTGAAAGATTTCATTCCTCTAAAAGCTTTTCTGACAGTAACAGTTGTTCCATAAAGAGAAGACAAACATACATTAAAGTTACATCCTCCAGATTTTCATGGCATTAAACCTGGGTTTTGGAGCCATTGAAAATATTCCCTCTTATCAACTCTGTATGAAGTGATTTTCACTGTTAGTGACATTCTGAATGTGCTAAGCTACAGAAATCATCATGAAGAAATTAGGAAAAACAAAGTCACATGTCACGCGACAGGCTGAACACCTCCAACTCAGCAGCTCAGAGCACGATGAGAAAAAACCCAATCACTGACTCACTTCAGCGTTTGGTTGGCTTCACTGCAAACAGACACCAGCTGCTGATAACAAAGTGAATGTTTCAGTACTGCCCTTATCATATATTGATGTAGTGGTGTTTGTGAGCGATGTCCCTGTATCTGTCACAGAGACATCTTGTGCTCTACAGGGTTTATTTGATCTGGCTGCAGAATAAATTTGGAAACCCCTTTCACTGACACTGGTTGATCTCCCATGTTGTGTCGTGTTGGTTTTGATTATTTCAATTAATAACTTGACTGGAAAGAAACTTCCTCCTCCAGGCTGCAGCTGCGAAAATTGAATAGTTTGAaaaaatgatctaagaaataaGATGAGACTTTTTGGTAACTTTAGAAGACTTTGTGCTGGTGAAGAAATTAAGCAGCAAACTGGGAAGAGACAGAAGCAAGGCTGTTGTGTGTGAGGGACTGAAGAGAAAGTCTATGGGAAACATTGGCCTCAGAACTCCGGGTCCCCATGGAGTTAAAATGAACTTGCTGTTAAGGTGTAAACTAATTCAACCAGGTCTAAATCTAAAGTACAATAATTTTAAGGCCTCCGACAATATTTTCCAGAGATGTTGACCTAATGTGGTGAACTAACCTGATGTTCCAGATCACGGTAGCGCTGGTTCAGATCCTCCTTCTCGTCTGCTTCTTCACTAAGAAAATAATACTTCCTGGACTGCAAACAGACAATTGATGAAGACATAGTAGGAGGGAGCCAACATTCATAAAAGATTACgggaaaacacaaaaggaaGATGTAGACCGCGCTAAGGGGAAAGTGTTGATTTACCTGGTAGTCAAAGTCCCCGTAGGTTTCTGGGCTACCTGGTTCAGAGGAAGGCTCCTTGGATAAGAGCTAAAAGCattcattgaaaaaaattaatgcaaaaaaaaaaaaaggcacctGTTCCTGAAAACACATTTGGTAAATCCTAGAACAGTTTTTGCACCCACACTTTGATGGGTGCCAGAGAAGCCCTAAACATATTCTTGAAATATGTCAGAGAGCGGAGTCTCGCTCTTTTCAGATTTAGGCTTATCCGGATTTCACTGATTGTGAATTAATTGTGACTAAGAGCACGGATTAATGCAAAGTAGAAGGAACCAGGAAGATAAGAGAGCCTCACTCACCTCCTGAATGGCTGTCATCACAACATGCTGGACCGATTCCTCGAGTGTCATTATCTGCTGGATTTGCTCTGTGTTCAGGAGACGGCAACAAAGAGTAGTGAAGGTGCAGCCAAAAGCAGATTAACACAAATACTCTCCTAAAAACAAACCGAGGCCGATCAACTGGTATTTTCAGACACCCGCGTTCACTGAGCTCTTATTCAAATAAACAATCAGTGTTTTTTATAATTTGTATATTAGGCTTTAATTTGGGGCATGTGGTCAGTTCTTCAACTGGTGATGTCCCGACTGGCATAAAGTCAACCATGTGACTTGACTTTGAGCTAATCCTACAAGTTATTTTCACGTACGGCTGCATCTTCTTACTATTTCACTTGACAGCACACATTTTACCTTGTTTCTTCTCACAGCTGACAGCACAGCCCAGAACGAGCTGCACCAGCTTCCCCAGTTCAGTGACATCGCCCATCTCTCCTATGAGATTCACATCCGGCAAGTGTTCCTCTGATATCTGATGACCCAATGCCTATTTGTGGAGTTTGTGGAGATTATGGGATTGAGCCTTGAGCACATTTAATCTTTATAAATATGTTGCAAAGttggaaaaagaacaaaatcttACATCATGGTAGTATTCCAGCATGCTTTTAAGAATTTTCTTCAAGTTGCTGacctgaaattttaaaaaaaagtagaggaAAACggtataagaaaaaaaaaaacccccagaagAGTTACAGTAGGTTATTCTGCCATATCCTCCTCTTGTTTCACAAATTACCTTGAGGCGCCAGTTGGCCCCACTCTCCTCCTTGATCCTGCCCAGCCATGTCTCATTAAACCAAGAGGGGTCTCTGTTAATTAGAGCACAACAGAACTCTGGTGATGACAAGAATGACACACCTCTGGACATCAACTGGGGCTACAGGGCAATGAGGCCCCGTGCCTCTCTTCTGTAAGCACAATCACATGAGCGTAAAAGTTCATTTAAGTTGTAGAGAAATAACGCTCTgatcagggggaaaaaaagagaatcaGTTCAGCAGTAGgttgcagggaaaaaaaatctgtaccaTATTTAAACTGTATTAATTTTCACAGATGGTAGCCATGTGTAGCTCTTCCAAGGTCACTTCATGGTATACCACAGATAAGTAAATCGCAGCAACTAGTCAGTGTGTGCTTACATTCTGTGGAGCACATGTGCAATGGCCACTCCACTTGCTAGGTCTTGCTTGCTGTTGCATGAAGGCACCTGAAATGTCTGTAactgtggagggaaaaaaagacagaatatccattaaaatgaaatatttcatacaCTTTTTACACTAAAACAGATGATGTTGATGGGTGCAGGTTTACTCGTGGGTATTTCATTTGTTATTTAGCAAAAGCCTTCCAATTTGACATAAATGGTCCAAcatattttaacaaataaatctggtaaataattacataattagCTGAAAACAAACCTTGCCTGTAGATGCAGCACCTAAATGACACACTATCAGCTGCTTGAGGACAACAGGCCTACTTAGCTTAATTTAAGGCTATGTCTTATTCCTGGGTCTTTGCGTTAGCTTGTCCGTGCAGACTGAGTGGACAGGTGCTAAACAGACAGGTGTACCCCGGGTTTTAAGACACCTTAATGTCACAGCACCACTTTAATAACT
This window encodes:
- the hook2 gene encoding protein Hook homolog 2 isoform X2, yielding MSLNKAELCDSLLTWLQTFQVPSCNSKQDLASGVAIAHVLHRIDPSWFNETWLGRIKEESGANWRLKVSNLKKILKSMLEYYHDALGHQISEEHLPDVNLIGEMGDVTELGKLVQLVLGCAVSCEKKQEQIQQIMTLEESVQHVVMTAIQELLSKEPSSEPGSPETYGDFDYQSRKYYFLSEEADEKEDLNQRYRDLEHQLSVALEEKLSLQTETRSLKEKLSRALDSSTTAITGKKLLLLQSQMEQLQEENYRLDNSRDDMQVRAEMLEREVTELLQRNEDLTSLAQEAQALKDEMDILRHSSDRVNQLEALVETYKRKLEDLGDLRRQVRLLEERNTVYMQRTCELEEELRRANAVRNQLDTYKRQAHELHTKHSAEAMKAEKWQFEYKNLHDKYDSLLKDKERLISERDTLRETNDELRCAQVQQRCLSGAGGLCDNAVAVGNLASEIMPTELKETVVRLQSENKMLCIQEETYRQKLVEVQAELEDAQRSKNSLETHNRLNLHQISELRSQVEELQRSLQEQDSRNEDSSLLKKKLEEHLEKLHEAHTDLQKKKEVIDDLEPKADSNMAKKIDELQETLRKKDEDMKQMEERYKLYVERARTVIKTMDPKQPVNATPDIQALKNQLTEKERKIQHLEHDFEKSRVRHDKEEKLIISAWYNMGMALHQKVSAERLAPSNQAMSFLAQQRQSTNARRGLTRYHPR
- the hook2 gene encoding protein Hook homolog 2 isoform X1; protein product: MSLNKAELCDSLLTWLQTFQVPSCNSKQDLASGVAIAHVLHRIDPSWFNETWLGRIKEESGANWRLKVICETRGGYGRITYCNSSGGFFFSYTVFLYFFLKFQVSNLKKILKSMLEYYHDALGHQISEEHLPDVNLIGEMGDVTELGKLVQLVLGCAVSCEKKQEQIQQIMTLEESVQHVVMTAIQELLSKEPSSEPGSPETYGDFDYQSRKYYFLSEEADEKEDLNQRYRDLEHQLSVALEEKLSLQTETRSLKEKLSRALDSSTTAITGKKLLLLQSQMEQLQEENYRLDNSRDDMQVRAEMLEREVTELLQRNEDLTSLAQEAQALKDEMDILRHSSDRVNQLEALVETYKRKLEDLGDLRRQVRLLEERNTVYMQRTCELEEELRRANAVRNQLDTYKRQAHELHTKHSAEAMKAEKWQFEYKNLHDKYDSLLKDKERLISERDTLRETNDELRCAQVQQRCLSGAGGLCDNAVAVGNLASEIMPTELKETVVRLQSENKMLCIQEETYRQKLVEVQAELEDAQRSKNSLETHNRLNLHQISELRSQVEELQRSLQEQDSRNEDSSLLKKKLEEHLEKLHEAHTDLQKKKEVIDDLEPKADSNMAKKIDELQETLRKKDEDMKQMEERYKLYVERARTVIKTMDPKQPVNATPDIQALKNQLTEKERKIQHLEHDFEKSRVRHDKEEKLIISAWYNMGMALHQKVSAERLAPSNQAMSFLAQQRQSTNARRGLTRYHPR